Part of the Borreliella afzelii genome, AAAAAGCTTAATAAGAATAGAAAGTGGCTATATTAAGTTGCCTAAAATTGTATTTGTAAAGCCCTATTTACAGTGGGTATGAAGAGCAATAAGATTATTTAAAATGTAGTAGTAGAAAAAAGATACCGATGATAAATATTATAGTTTAGTGCCAGTTGAGTGCTTAGATATCAAAAATAACAATAAAATTAAATATGATAAAAAAAGGGATAGTTGGCATTGAGTGGGCATGGACTACTTTAGTAAGTAGTGAATGTTAGAGAACTAATCATCCTAAATATTTACTAAAAATGAAAATAAACTTAAGAAATGCCAAAGAAAGTTGGAAAAAAACAAAAAGGTTATATTAATAGAACTAAATCTAAATTAAGAGCTTTTAAGCTACATAATAAAATTTCAAATCAAAGAAAAGACTTTTCACATAGGTTGTCTTACTATTTTATATCTAATTATAAAAATACAATAATAGAAAACTTATCAGTTAAAGGTATGCAAAAAGGAATTTTTGGGAAAAGTATTAATAATTTAGGATGGCATGAGTTTGTAAGAAAATTATCATATAAATTAGAACGGCATGGATTTTGTTTTCATAAAGTAGATAGATATTTTCCATCAATCAAATTATGATGTAATAATTGTTGTATTAAAAATATAACTCTAAAATTAAGGGATACTAGGTGGACTTTTAACAGTCATGGTGCCATGTATTATGGAAATATAAATATAGCTCTAAATCGTTAAGGTCTATTGCTGTAAATAAATAAAAATCAAGGCAGGAACTGCCTAAAGTAAAGCTTGTGGGACCATGCTTCTAGTGGATGCCCGTTTCTTGTAGAGCCTAAAAAGCTATCATGGGATGAAACAAGAAGCTATTTCTATAATCCTTGATTAGAAATAGTAGTTCACATATGCTTTTTATGATATCTATAGAAACTCCTTCAGTAGAAATAAGGTAATAATTTTTAGACCAAAAATAAGATTTTCAATATTATTTACTAAAGTAGATAATATGTTTTTTATATAAATCCCGAA contains:
- a CDS encoding transposase; protein product: MPKKVGKKQKGYINRTKSKLRAFKLHNKISNQRKDFSHRLSYYFISNYKNTIIENLSVKGMQKGIFGKSINNLGWHEFVRKLSYKLERHGFCFHKVDRYFPSIKL